AAGCCTATGGGGAGTATATGGATAACAACCTTTCTTTACCTAAATATGATGTAGACAAGGCAAAGGAACTGTTAAGGGAAGCAGGATGGGAAGATAAAGATGCAAATGGTATTTTAGAGAAAAACCGTGAACCTCTAAAAGCAAGACTTGTTTTAGGTGCTAAAAATGAAGAGGACAAAATATTAAGCGCTGTTATCCAAGACAAGTTAAAGGATATTGGTATGGAGATTGAATTAGTACATCTAGAGGGGGGTGCCCTTAGGGAAGCCTTGACAGAAAAGGACTATGACATGATCATGATCGGTCAATGGTCAGTTCCCCATGATGATCCAACCAGTCATTACCTAAGAGGTTATTGGCATAGTGATTCAAGCTATACCATCTATACATCATCTGAGCTAGATGCAAAGATTGAAAAGCTACATCTTTCTCTAGATACAGCAGAAAGATTAAAACTCCATCGAGAAATCCAAGCAGAGATTTTAGAAAATACATCAGTATTAATGGTCTTCCACAGAAACAATGTCATGGTAATGAATGAAAAGGTGCAAGACTTTGAAATATCGACAGGAACATGGCAGATTTTCAGGGGATTAACAAAGACCAGTATACGATAAAGCAAACTAAATTTAGAGGGAGTTTATGTTCCCTCTAAATTGCAGCTGATTTACTTGAGGAGGTAGAGCTTAATGACCTCCCTTAGTATTATGTAAAAGATGTAATAAGGATATAGCTAAAAGATAGGGATTAAAAGTGGTGAAATAAATATAGGGTGAGGGAGTGTCTAGAATGATAAAGAAAATAAAATCTTTAATTATTTTTATGGTATTAATATTGCTTTTGACAGCCTGTGGAGGTCACGACAATACATCTGGGGAAACAGATCTTCCTATTGAGGAAATAGAGCAAAAATTAGTGATTGGTGTAGGAAGAGATTTCTATGAAGGACCAGCTAGTCCCACTTATTTACATGGTAGTACCAATGTATGGGAATCTTTAACTTACTTAGATGACCAGTTGGAACCTATGCCTCAATTGGCGGAATCCTGGAGTGTATCAGAGGATGGAAAAACATGGCGTTTTGATTTGCGTGAAGGCGTATTTTTCCATGATGGTACCCCCTTTAATGCTGAAGTGGCAGCATATAACCTAGAAAGATTATTAAATCATCCTAGAAAAGGAAACACAAAGCTTACCTATGGAGATATAACCAATATCGAAGTAGTCAGTGAATATGCATTAGAGATTACCCATGAAGTGCCCATGCCAGAGTTTCCTAGAATGGTGGCTTATCATGATGGTGCGATGTTTAGTTTAGCAGCTTTTGATGAAAATAATGATATCGTAGCACCTATAGGGACAGGACCATTTGTTTTTCAAGAGTACATTGCAGATCAGTCCATTATCTTGGTGAAAAATGAAAACTATTGGGGTAATACACCAATATTAGAGGAAGTTATTTTTGCATTTATTGCTGATCCTAATACAAGATTAGCAGCCTTACAAAGCGGTGAAGTAGACGCTTTATCAGATGTAGGGGCAGTGATGCCAGAGCAGGCAATAATTATAGAAGAAAATAACGATTTAATTTTAAAGACCAAATTAGTTGGTACAACCCACTATCTATTTTTTAACCAAAATAATTTGTTCAAGGATAATAATTTGTTACAGGCAGTAAGTTATGCTTTAAATCGTCAACTATTGGTGGATACTGTCTTAGAGGGTTATGGTATCCCTGGTGAAAGCGTTATTACTCCAGTAGCTGTAAACTGGTTAAATAAAGGGGTAGCACCTGTCTATAATATGGATAAGGCAAGGGAGTTAGTGGAAGAAGCTCTTAAAGGAAAAGAAGCAGAAGTAAAGCTATTACTACATTCAGGGATTTCGAGCAGATGGCCCTATAAAGCAATAGCGGAAATTATGCAGCATGAATTAAGTGAACTAAACTTAATTATTGATATAGAAATGGTAGATGCTGGTGAGTGGGCAAAAAGATTGCAGGAGGGTAATTACGACATTACCATAGGTCCCTTTACTCTAATGACAGGTGAACCAAATGTCTTCTTTAGCACCCATATGTTTTCAGAAGGAAACTTAAACAAGAGTAGAAGCTATGGCTATAATAATTCCCAAGTAGATGAACTCATTACAAAGGCCGCTGTAGAAAGAGATGCCGACAAAAGACGTGAGATGTATTTACAACTACAAGAGATTGCTTCTACAGAAGGTCCAGTAGTACCTATTTATCATGATGTTACTTTATATGCCGTCAATAAAAAAGTAAATAATTTTGAATTAGATGTGAACTTTAAGCCTCATTTAGGGATGGTTGAAATAAAATGATAAAAAAAGAGATATTTTTTGGAAATGAAGCTTGGGCAGAGGCATTGACCTCTGCCCCATACTTTAAAATGAGAATTCGTAGTGAAGAAGAAATTAAGGATTATTGGAACAAAGTTGCAGATAAATATGATAGCAATATGATGGGCCAAGAAGAAGATAGGGTTGGAAAAGTAATGAATTACTTGATTAAAAGTAAAATGATTACCTCTGATACCAATGTATTGGACTTAGGAAGCGGTACTGGAGCCTATACTATTCCAATGGCAAAGATAGCAAATGCAGTAACGGCATTAGATAGTTCATCAGAAATGTGTAGCATACTAAAGGAAAAGGCCCGTATAAATAATTTAAAGAATATAGCAGTATTGACAAAGCCTTGGGAGGAAGTAAATTTAAAGAAGGAAAATCTACATAAAAATTTTGATTTGGTTTTCTCCTCTTTAAACCCAGGAATCAGAAACCTTAAAACTCTAGTAAAGATGAATGCTGCCTCCAGAAAGTATTGTTGTTTAATTTCTACCTCTGGTAGAGTAGAGGACAATACCAGGAGGGAGGTAGGAAGACTATTATTGGGAAAGGAACTAGATAGTAAGCGGGCTAACGATGTAATCTATCCCTTTTATATCTTATACAATTTAGGCTATTCCCCACAAATGGAATATATTAATATTACCTTTTCAAGGGAAAAGAAACGGGAAGAAGCCATAACTTCCTTATGTGATTCCTTCTGGCTTTATACCGACATCACACCTGATGTTAGGAAAAAAATAGCTGATTTTGTAGACAGTAAAATAGAAAATGGTTTATTTAAAACTGAAACCAAGATGAAACTGGGGATGGTTTATTGGTCGGTGGAAGGATAACTAATCAATGATATGTAAGGAAATAATAGGACAAATCCTTAAGGAGGATGATGTTAAAACTATAGGAGATAGCTATTCTTTCTTAAAGAATCTTTTAAAGGATACCTTAAGAGACGTTGGAAGTAGAGGAAGAAGTAGGCTTAGGCTATGCTAAAAATGGCAACAAGGCTAAGGACATAGATAATACTAGAATAAGCTACTGTTCAAAGAGAGTAAAAAGTTAGTTTGGAGGAATGGAAATAGACGTTCCCATAGAAATATTTGAGAGATTGAAGAACAGATAATCTCTCTGGTTTCGAGAATATACAAACGAATATACAAAAGCCACAGGCATTTTTACTGCCTGTGGCTTTTGTATTGACGCTTATTTATATGATTATGTACAATAAATTTAGATGAGCCACACAATGACAATGTCATAAATCAAGTCACCATCGACATCGTAAAACTCTACGTAATCGTAAAGATTTGACTGAATCATAGAGACATCCCCCACCACAAACAGACCATCTTCGCCCTCAACATAAACTAGAACATCGTTGGCTAGCTGAATGTTTTCACCGTTAGCGGGTGTGAGGTTTTCGTTTACATTAGTGGAAAATCCAGGAAGATCATCGGGATCATCACTATCTAAAAAATATTCCACACCAATCAAGGTGATTGTATTTCCTTCAACTGATAGGACATCTGCCAAGGTTTTATCGGTATAGAAATCGGCAAAAATACCCACCGTATCTACAACACCTTCTCCATACTCAATAGTAACCATAATGCCTTCAGCATCAACCCCTGCTTCGTAAAGTCCCCAATGACTATAATGGTCCCAAGATTCAACCACATCAACAAAAAGAATCTCTTCTGTGGGATAAACTGTCAATCCGCCATTGATCAGCATACTTACAGTAGAATCTATATCATTATATCCTACCACTACTCCTAGAAATCGCTGATTAATTTCAGGTGAGACGGGTTCTACTACATCTACAGGAGCACCAGTGATGGAAACCCTACGAGTTTCTTGATTCCATCCCACAGTATAACCTAGGGTGGTACTGATAAAGTTTACCGGCACCATGGGGTGGCCACTGGGAACATGGATGATGGGGGAGGTATCTAGTTCCACTTCTTCTCCATAGACACTGGCGATTGTAGAATCAACGTTCATAGTTACAAGGACCGCATATTCATCTACAATACTAATGGTGCTGGTTTTGCTGTCCCATTCTACTTCGCAACCTAGGGCTTGTGCAATAAAATGGAGGGGAACTAGGGTACGGTTGTTTTCCCCAATAAAAGGAGGCACATCTAAAGTGATGGCTTCTCCGTTAATCATGGCTATGGTGTTACCGATGGTGAGTTCAATGATAATCGGTAGATCATCACCTCGATTACTATTTTCTACCATGTTGTCTGCATACACTGTAAATGTACTAAAGATCAGTAGGAAGACCAACAGAATAGAAAGGATCATTCTTTTTTGCATAGCATTCACTCCTTTTTAATGGTTTACTTGGGTTTCAGGGTTCAAGTTTTACTATACTTATTAATTGCACATTAAAGAATTTTGACACGAATACTTTAGGAAATATTTGGTAATATATTCTATATTATAACATTTAAGTAACATCCCCACAAGAAATTTAGTAAAATAAAAAACAAAATATTCATAAAATTTAATTAAATTCTTAAAAATAGGAAAGGAACTAGATAGTAAGGGGGTCAATGATCCAACCTATCTTTCTTACTATCTTATACAATTTAGGTTATTCGCCACAAATGTAACCTTCTGCGGGTTTATAGGGGCTTTAACTGCATCAATGGTGGTTTTTACTTTAGCAGGAATGGGTGGGAGGATTACCTCTATCAAGCTAGTCCTGGCTGGTGTGATGGTAAGGTCTATTCTACAAAATATGGAAATGCCCATAGCAATAATCATATCCATCATAGTAGTAAAAGAGAATGTTTTTTCCTATAAAGAGGAAAAATTGAAGGTTTTTTGGAAAGAATATGTAATGTATTTAGTAATGAAATCCATAGGTATTTTATATAAAAAATTAATAGGGGTAGCCAAGATATTATAAAAATAGTAGAGGAACTTTAAAAATAGGATTTAAGTTTTGTAATAAATATTGATTAAAGTAAATTTACTAAGAAAATGTGGTGATTACATGATAGAAGTAAGTGCGGCAATTATTAAAAAAGAAGGAAAAATACTAATTGCTCAAAGGAATAGAAATAAATCTCAGAGTTTTAAATGGGAGTTTCCAGGTGGAAAAGTTGAAGCTAAGGAAACAGCTGAGGAAAGTCTTAAAAGAGAAATTAAAGAGGAATTAAATATAGATATAGATGTTAAAGAAATGTTTGATGAAACTGTATTTGAATATTCAAATGGCAGTATAAAACTTATGGCTTTTAATGCAGAATGGATATCAGGGGATTTAAAGGTATTAGAGCATGAAAAAATAGAATGGGTAACAATAGAAGAATTAAAATATTACGATTTTGCTCCTGCTGATATACCTTTTATAAAGAAATTAGAAGGGATAGTGTAGATTTTAATACTAGGTTAAATAAGATAAAAATTAACTAACTATCTATGATTCCAGTATAGGTATAAAAACATTTAAGAGAAGCTATCTTTGCAGAGAAAGGGAATAATAAATAACCAAAAGCAGACACTAGAAGGTGTAGTGTTGTATTTACCTAGAAGGTAGATAAATACAACCATCATAAAATCCCATGGGTTTTGTTTTATCCTAGAGAAAAAGACTAAGCTACAAAAATATAAAAGGAGCAAAGGAGATACGATGACAAAGAGAAAAGAAGTAATACAAACAGGATGGAATTTAGACAATAGTTATGCTGGTTTGCCAAAATTACTTTTTACCAGGCTCAATCCAACACCTGTATCCTCACCGAGGTTGGCTGTTCTCAATCACTCCTTGGCAGAATCTTTGGGGTTAAAGGTCGAATTCCTCCAAAGCAATGACGGCGTAGCCCTGCTTGCCGGGAATCAGATTCCTGAAGATGCTTTGCCTCTTGCTCAAGCCTATGCAGGACATCAATTTGGACATTTTACCATGTTAGGGGACGGGCGGGCTCTGCTGCTGGGGGAACAAATCACCCCCCAAGGCCAACGGATCGACATTCAACTAAAGGGTTCAGGTAGAACACCATATTCCAGGGGGGGAGATGGACGAGCGGCACTTGGACCGATGTTGAGGGAATATATTATTAGTGAAGGGATGTATGCCCTTGGCATTCCTACCACCCGTAGCCTAGCAGTGGTGACAACCGGTGAGTCAGTAATCCGGGAAACCCATCAACCCGGCGGAATTTTGACTCGTATAGCTGCCAGTCATCTACGGGTTGGCACCTTTCAATATATTTCAAAATGGGGTACTACTGAGGAGCTCCGGGCTACAGCTGATTATACATTGCAAAGACATTTTTTCCCCATTGATTCTGTTGAAAATCCCTATCTTTCCTTACTCCAGGAGGTGATTAAGCGTCAGGCGGCACTGGTTGCAAAATGGCAATTGGTTGGCTTTATCCATGGGGTGATGAACACCGACAACATGACCATTAGTGGAGAAACCATTGACTATGGGCCCTGCGCCTTCATGGATTTCTATGATCCTGCAACGGTATTCAGTTCCATTGACCTTCGCGGCCGCTATGCGTATGGCAATCAACCCCAGATTGCTGGGTGGAATCTCGCCAGATTTGCTGAAACCCTATTGCCCCTGCTGCATCACAACCAGGAGGAGGCCATCAAACTAGCTGAGGATGCCATTTCAAATTTTACTGATTTATATCATTGTAATTGGCTCACGGGAATGAGGGGGAAGTTAGGGATATTTAACGAAGAACTACAGGATAAATCCCTTGTTGAAGATCTTCTTACCATGATGAAGAAATATCATGCAGATTATACCAATACCTTTATAGCATTAACTTTTGATAAGTTAGAGGATACGGTGCTGTTTGGCACTCCAGAGTTTACTCAGTGGTATGAACTGTGGCAGGCAAGACTAGGCAGACAGCAGGAATCAAAAGCCTCCTCCCAGCAGTTAATGAGAAACAGTAATCCTGCAGTGATTCCTCGCAATCATCGGGTAGAAGAAGCACTAGAAGCGGCAGTGAAAGAAGGAGACTACAGTTTGATGGAAGGGCTTCTAGATGTTCTTTCAAACCCCTATGCCCACTCTCCTCAACAGGCTGAGTACTCTACGCTGCCTGCACCGTCAGCCTGCCACTATCGAACCTTTTGTGGCACTTAAATAGAAACGGATAATTCTCTTCTCTTGGTTAAAACGTCTTCTATTGATAAGCTGTGAAGATATAGGGCATAGATAGGATGATAAAAAATTCCAACATAACAAAGAATGGGAAGTGAGACTTTTCTTGTTTGTAGAAAAATCAAAGATTTTACAGGATACAAAGTAAATATTGAAGCGCGTTTTATATTCCCTCAGATAGATTTGAGGGATTTTTTGTTTAACCGACAAATTTGTCTTAAATTTGATTTAATAACCTATAAAATTACAAAATATTTTATAAATACATAATTCTACAATTTTTTCATCTAAATTATGTTATTATGCAATTAAATAAAAATAGGACTATAGCACTATGAACAACCAAAATTCACCTATAGAACCCATTAAGGGTTTGGATTTTTGCAATTGTTATATTGAGAGTAATAAACTGAAGGGTTTTATTACATAAAAGATTCCTTTTTATTACACAAGACTAGTTAAAATTTTAATGCCACCTGATTTAGGCTAGTAGCATAATATCATATTGTTAACTTTTAAAAAGGAGGAGCAGAAAAATGAAAAAACAACATGGGTTTAAATCTCTGCGTAATCGTACAATTGTTACTTTAACTTTACTATTTTTTGGATTGATAGTATTAATTTTTATTATTCTCAATACAATTCTGTCAAGCAGTATAAATAAATTAGACAATGGATATGCACAGGAACATATGGAACGATTTAAAAAAGCTATTGAATATGATTTGACTTTACTATCAAAAACTGCAGTTGACTGGGCTAATACCTATAAATTTGTTGAAGATGAGAATGAAGAGTATAGTACAGATCATTTATATGAGAATACTTTTTTAAACCAGAAGCTGAACCTAATGATATTTATAGACCAATGGGGGGAATATATTTTTGCAAAAGGAATGGACTTGTCAAATGAAGTATTCACTTCTCTACCGGAGGGCCTGAAGGAACATTTAGATCAAAACAATGTACTGGGCAATACTGACTGGGATTATAAATTGGAAGGTTTGCTTATGCTTTCAGAAGGACCTATGTTGATAGCCACTCAACCCATTTTATCAAGTGGCGGTGAAGGTCCTGTATTAGGAAATTTAGTAATAGGACGTTTTTTAGATGATAGGGTAGTTAATGATTTAGCATCAAGGTTAGATTTAGATATTGATGTAGAAAATATTAATGATATAAATCAAAATGAGTCCCAATACTTTAAACTTATTAATTCTGACCTTCCAATAAAATTTCAACAATTAAGTAGGGATAGAATTGCAGCCTATTCAATATTAGAAGATATTTATAAACAACCGGTATTGGGTTTAAGAATAGAAATTCCTAGAAGTACTAGTATGATTGGAAGAAATGGAATGAAATATGTTCTCATATCCTTAATTGCTGTAGGTTTTGTTTTTACTATTATCTTGTTAATATTTTTAGACAAAAACATATTGTCAAGGCTCCT
This window of the Natronincola ferrireducens genome carries:
- a CDS encoding ABC transporter substrate-binding protein; its protein translation is MIKKIKSLIIFMVLILLLTACGGHDNTSGETDLPIEEIEQKLVIGVGRDFYEGPASPTYLHGSTNVWESLTYLDDQLEPMPQLAESWSVSEDGKTWRFDLREGVFFHDGTPFNAEVAAYNLERLLNHPRKGNTKLTYGDITNIEVVSEYALEITHEVPMPEFPRMVAYHDGAMFSLAAFDENNDIVAPIGTGPFVFQEYIADQSIILVKNENYWGNTPILEEVIFAFIADPNTRLAALQSGEVDALSDVGAVMPEQAIIIEENNDLILKTKLVGTTHYLFFNQNNLFKDNNLLQAVSYALNRQLLVDTVLEGYGIPGESVITPVAVNWLNKGVAPVYNMDKARELVEEALKGKEAEVKLLLHSGISSRWPYKAIAEIMQHELSELNLIIDIEMVDAGEWAKRLQEGNYDITIGPFTLMTGEPNVFFSTHMFSEGNLNKSRSYGYNNSQVDELITKAAVERDADKRREMYLQLQEIASTEGPVVPIYHDVTLYAVNKKVNNFELDVNFKPHLGMVEIK
- a CDS encoding methyltransferase domain-containing protein produces the protein MIKKEIFFGNEAWAEALTSAPYFKMRIRSEEEIKDYWNKVADKYDSNMMGQEEDRVGKVMNYLIKSKMITSDTNVLDLGSGTGAYTIPMAKIANAVTALDSSSEMCSILKEKARINNLKNIAVLTKPWEEVNLKKENLHKNFDLVFSSLNPGIRNLKTLVKMNAASRKYCCLISTSGRVEDNTRREVGRLLLGKELDSKRANDVIYPFYILYNLGYSPQMEYINITFSREKKREEAITSLCDSFWLYTDITPDVRKKIADFVDSKIENGLFKTETKMKLGMVYWSVEG
- a CDS encoding copper amine oxidase N-terminal domain-containing protein; translated protein: MQKRMILSILLVFLLIFSTFTVYADNMVENSNRGDDLPIIIELTIGNTIAMINGEAITLDVPPFIGENNRTLVPLHFIAQALGCEVEWDSKTSTISIVDEYAVLVTMNVDSTIASVYGEEVELDTSPIIHVPSGHPMVPVNFISTTLGYTVGWNQETRRVSITGAPVDVVEPVSPEINQRFLGVVVGYNDIDSTVSMLINGGLTVYPTEEILFVDVVESWDHYSHWGLYEAGVDAEGIMVTIEYGEGVVDTVGIFADFYTDKTLADVLSVEGNTITLIGVEYFLDSDDPDDLPGFSTNVNENLTPANGENIQLANDVLVYVEGEDGLFVVGDVSMIQSNLYDYVEFYDVDGDLIYDIVIVWLI
- a CDS encoding iron chelate uptake ABC transporter family permease subunit, yielding MQFRLFATNVTFCGFIGALTASMVVFTLAGMGGRITSIKLVLAGVMVRSILQNMEMPIAIIISIIVVKENVFSYKEEKLKVFWKEYVMYLVMKSIGILYKKLIGVAKIL
- a CDS encoding (deoxy)nucleoside triphosphate pyrophosphohydrolase, whose protein sequence is MIEVSAAIIKKEGKILIAQRNRNKSQSFKWEFPGGKVEAKETAEESLKREIKEELNIDIDVKEMFDETVFEYSNGSIKLMAFNAEWISGDLKVLEHEKIEWVTIEELKYYDFAPADIPFIKKLEGIV
- a CDS encoding protein adenylyltransferase SelO, encoding MTKRKEVIQTGWNLDNSYAGLPKLLFTRLNPTPVSSPRLAVLNHSLAESLGLKVEFLQSNDGVALLAGNQIPEDALPLAQAYAGHQFGHFTMLGDGRALLLGEQITPQGQRIDIQLKGSGRTPYSRGGDGRAALGPMLREYIISEGMYALGIPTTRSLAVVTTGESVIRETHQPGGILTRIAASHLRVGTFQYISKWGTTEELRATADYTLQRHFFPIDSVENPYLSLLQEVIKRQAALVAKWQLVGFIHGVMNTDNMTISGETIDYGPCAFMDFYDPATVFSSIDLRGRYAYGNQPQIAGWNLARFAETLLPLLHHNQEEAIKLAEDAISNFTDLYHCNWLTGMRGKLGIFNEELQDKSLVEDLLTMMKKYHADYTNTFIALTFDKLEDTVLFGTPEFTQWYELWQARLGRQQESKASSQQLMRNSNPAVIPRNHRVEEALEAAVKEGDYSLMEGLLDVLSNPYAHSPQQAEYSTLPAPSACHYRTFCGT